One region of Streptomyces davaonensis JCM 4913 genomic DNA includes:
- a CDS encoding LCP family protein yields MPTPPRSPARPPRQRPRPPVRRKRPRWAMRVLTTLSVVVLASAGIGHAVLTGLDADIARVDPFKDMKNRPRAGHGMNVLLVGTDGRDRISQAQRRQYRLGGAPCHCTDTIMIVHISEDRERASVVSLPRDSYAMTPAHVDDVSGERHHGHPLKLNAAYAEGGPQLTVRTVESMTRVKIDHYLEVDFTSFMKTVDVLGGVKVCTAGPLKDSYTGLDLPAGTHDLNGGEALQYVRARHVDGASDLSRMQRQQRFLAALVERATSSGILLNPMKFRDVTRAVLGSVRADKGFGTDELLDLGRAMRNFSPSSSEFTTVPIGQMGYAVKGVGSTLRWDATKSQRLFKALRDDKPLAAHRPAPGSDAVKVPVAPSQIRVQVENGTATAGLGKRVDSALASTGFRTSRVPVNAAERTVRRTVVAYDPRWDRSAKSLAAALPGSELRAVKGLGATLKVIAGSDFKQVRKVRAAEPPRAESGVVRGDEVGCG; encoded by the coding sequence ATGCCCACGCCGCCCCGCTCCCCCGCCAGACCTCCGCGACAACGCCCGCGGCCGCCCGTCCGGCGGAAGAGACCGCGCTGGGCCATGCGGGTGCTGACCACGCTGTCGGTGGTGGTGCTGGCCTCCGCCGGGATCGGGCACGCGGTGCTGACCGGTCTTGATGCGGACATCGCGCGGGTCGATCCGTTCAAGGACATGAAGAACCGGCCGCGGGCCGGGCACGGGATGAATGTGCTGCTGGTCGGCACGGACGGACGGGACCGGATCTCGCAGGCGCAGCGGCGGCAGTACCGGCTGGGCGGGGCGCCCTGCCACTGCACCGACACGATCATGATCGTGCACATCTCGGAGGACCGGGAGCGGGCGAGTGTGGTGAGCCTGCCGAGGGACTCGTACGCGATGACTCCGGCGCATGTCGACGACGTGAGCGGTGAGCGACATCACGGGCATCCGCTGAAGCTGAACGCGGCGTACGCGGAGGGCGGGCCGCAGCTGACGGTGCGGACGGTGGAGTCGATGACGCGGGTGAAGATCGACCACTATCTGGAGGTCGACTTCACGAGCTTCATGAAGACGGTGGATGTGCTCGGCGGGGTGAAGGTCTGCACGGCGGGGCCGCTGAAGGACTCGTACACCGGCCTCGACCTCCCCGCGGGCACCCATGACCTCAACGGCGGGGAGGCCCTCCAGTACGTCCGCGCCCGGCACGTCGACGGGGCCTCCGACCTCTCGCGGATGCAGCGGCAGCAGCGGTTCCTGGCGGCGCTGGTGGAGCGGGCGACCTCGTCCGGGATCCTGCTGAACCCGATGAAGTTCCGGGACGTGACCCGGGCGGTGCTGGGGTCGGTGCGGGCGGACAAGGGCTTCGGCACGGACGAGCTGCTGGACCTGGGCCGGGCGATGCGGAACTTCTCGCCCTCCTCGTCGGAGTTCACCACGGTGCCGATCGGGCAGATGGGATACGCCGTGAAGGGCGTGGGCTCGACTCTGCGGTGGGACGCGACGAAGTCGCAGCGGCTGTTCAAGGCCCTGCGGGACGACAAGCCGCTGGCCGCGCATCGGCCGGCGCCTGGCAGCGACGCGGTGAAGGTGCCCGTCGCGCCGTCCCAGATCCGGGTGCAGGTGGAGAACGGGACGGCTACGGCGGGTCTGGGCAAGCGTGTCGACTCGGCCCTGGCTTCGACCGGGTTCCGCACCAGCCGGGTGCCGGTGAACGCGGCGGAGCGCACGGTGCGGCGGACGGTGGTGGCGTACGACCCCCGCTGGGACCGCTCGGCGAAGTCCCTGGCCGCGGCGCTGCCGGGCAGCGAGCTGCGGGCGGTGAAGGGGCTGGGGGCGACGCTGAAGGTGATCGCGGGGTCGGACTTCAAGCAGGTGCGCAAGGTCCGGGCGGCGGAACCTCCGCGGGCGGAGTCCGGGGTGGTGCGGGGGGACGAGGTGGGGTGCGGGTAG